From Passer domesticus isolate bPasDom1 chromosome 8, bPasDom1.hap1, whole genome shotgun sequence, a single genomic window includes:
- the LOC135305640 gene encoding olfactory receptor 14I1-like: MSNSSSISHFLLLALADTWQLQVLHFCLLLGISLAALLGNGLIISTVACGHHLHTPMFFFLLNLALSDLGSICTTVPKAMHNSIWDTTTISYTGCAAQVFFFLFFISAEFYLLTIMCYDRYVSICKPLHYGTLLGSRACAHMAAAAWASAFLNALLQTVNTFSLPLCHGNPLGQFFCEIPQILKLSCSHSNLKELGLIAVSACLALCCFVFIVFSYVQIFRAVLRIPSEQGQHKAFSTCLPHLAVLSLFLSTAIFAHLKPPSISSPSLDLAVSVLYSVVPPALNPLIYSLRNQELKAAVWRLMTRWFQKY; encoded by the coding sequence atgtccaacagcagctccatcagccacttcctcctgctggcattggcagacacgtggcagctgcaggtcctgcacttctgcctcttgctgggcatctccctggctgccctcctgggcaacggcctcatcatcagcaccgtagcctgcggccaccacctgcacacgcccatgttcttcttcctgctcaacctggccctcagcgacctgggctccatctgcaccactgtgcccaaagccatgcacaactCTATCTGGGACACCacgaccatctcctacacaggatgtgctgcccaagtatttttctttctgttcttcatctcagcagaattttatctcctgaccatcatgtgctatgaccgctacgtgtccatctgcaaacccctgcactacgggaccctcctgggcagcagagcttgtgcacacatggcagcagctgcctgggccagtgcctttctcaatgctctgctgcaaacagtcaatacattttccctgcccctgtgccatggcaatcccctgggccagttcttctgtgaaatcccacagatcCTCAAACTCTCATGTTCACACTCAAACCTCAAGGAACTGGGGCTCATTGCTGTTAGCGCCTGTTTAGCactttgctgttttgttttcattgttttctcctatgtgcagatcttcagggctgtgctgaggatcccctctgagcagggacagcacaaagccttttccacctgcctccctcacctggccgtgCTGTCcttgttcctcagcactgccatATTTGCCCACCTAAAGCCTCCCTCCATCtcgtccccatccctggatctggctgtgtcagttctgtactcggtggtgcctccagccctgaaccccctcatctacagcctgaggaaccaggagctcaaagctgcagtgtggagactgatgaccaGATGgtttcagaaatattaa
- the LOC135305664 gene encoding bifunctional lysine-specific demethylase and histidyl-hydroxylase NO66-like has product MLPFVLRKAVPDREEEMEVDTKIDMEEEMEVDTKIDREEDMEIEDPGEEAMDVDEDDEEEMDVDVTEEEEMDVDMEESIVDMDID; this is encoded by the exons atgctcccctttgttctgaggaag gctgtcccagacagagaggaggagatggaggtagataccaagattgatatggaggaggagatggaggtagataCCAAGATTGATAGGGAGGAGGACATGGAAATagaagaccctggagaggaagcGATGGACGtggatgaggatgatgaagaagagatggatgtggatgtgactgaggaagaagagatggatgtggatatggaagagtccattgtggacatggatattgattaa
- the LOC135305979 gene encoding olfactory receptor 14C36-like has product MSNSSSISHFLLLALADMRQLQLLHFCLLLGISLAALLGNGLIISAVACGHHLHTPMFFFLLNLALTDLGLIYTIVPKAMHNSLWDTSNISYSGCAAQVFFFAFFIASEFAFLTIMCYDRYVSICKPLHYGSLLGSRACAHMAAAAWACGFLNALLHTANTFSLPLCHGNALGQFFCEVSHILKLSCTHSSYREVGLLVVTFCLGFGCFVFIVFSYVQIFRAVLRIPSEQGRHKAFSTCLPHLAVLSLFLSTDTFVYLKPSSISSPSLDLALSVLYSVVPPALNPLIYSLRNQELKESLRKAMSVCSSAFSLSHNNPHSFALRATQQLETHPWFGSCCLSAFSLHQGAATEQKFFSAPLEHEQAELPSPPALSLGGDGEPALPTSPWNSPLPPLRGDVGPPQPAPREALDPAAPPTILPFGLAPPALMAAPALQCPDLEGDLAAAPSPAGDAPPRPVPVPLLPANPIAVKEHAKNGAEPMGPSQEPTPAPVLPAPPTPVVPLPSRAPTFASDPVNSLSLRGEGTARQLTAGAVRLAVFKISVVSGPFRVWSGASP; this is encoded by the exons atgtccaacagcagctccatcagccacttcctcctgctggcattggcagacatgcggcagctgcagctcctgcacttctgcctcttgctgggcatctccctggctgccctcctgggcaacggcctcatcatcagcgccgtagcctgcggccaccacctgcacacgcccatgttcttcttcctgctcaacctggccctcactGACCTGGGCCTCATCTATACCattgtccccaaagccatgcacaattccctctgggacaccagcaaCATCTCCTActcaggatgtgctgcacaggtatttttctttgcctttttcattGCATCAGAATTTGCATTTCtcaccatcatgtgctacgaccgctacgtgtccatctgcaaacccctgcactacgggagcctcctgggcagcagagcttgtgcccacatggcagcagctgcctgggcctgtggctttctcaatgctctgctgcacacggccaatacattttccctgcccctttgccatggcaatgccctgggccagttcttctgtgaagtCTCACACATCCTCAAACTCTCCTGCACACACTCCAGCTACAGGGAAGTTGGGCTTCTTGTGGTCACTTTCTGTTTAGgctttggttgttttgtgttcattgttttctcctatgtgcagatcttcagggccgtgctgaggatcccctctgagcagggccggcacaaagccttttccacctgcctccctcacctggccgtgctctccctgttcctcagcactgacACGTTTGTTTACCTGAAGCCctcttccatctcctccccatccctggatctggccctgtcagttctgtactcggtggtgcctccagccctgaaccccctcatctacagcctgaggaaccaggagctcaaggaaTCTCTCAGGAAAGCCATGTCTGTGTGCTCTTCAGCCTTTTCATTGTCCCATAACAACCCTCACAGCTTTGCACTGAGAGCCACACAACAGCTGGAAACACACCCCTGGtttggctcctgctgcctctcagCATTCTCCCTCCATCAAGGGGCTGCGA ctgagcaaaagtttttctccgctcccttggagcatgagcaggcagagctgccttccccccccgctctttctcttgggggggatggggagccggcCCTGCCCACTTCGCCGTGGAATTCTCCGCTCCCCCCACTCCGGGGGGACGTGGGTCCACCTCAGCCGGCCCCACGGGAGGCGctggaccccgcggctccgcccaCGATCCTGCCGTTCGGGCTGGCTCCGCCGGCTCTGATGGCTGCGCCTGCGCTGCAGTGTCCGGACCTAGAAGGAGACTTGGCCGCTGCGCCCAGCCCGGCGGGGGATGCGCCCCCGCGGCCCGTGCCAGTCCCGCTGCTCCCTGCCAACCCAATTGCAGTGAAAGAGCATGCcaagaatggtgctgagcccatgGGACCGTCTCAAGAGCCGACACCAGCGCCTGTGCTgcccgcaccacccaccccagttgtcccgctgCCTTCCAGAGCTCCGACCTTCGCATCAGACCCTGTGAACAGTCTGTCCCTCCGTGGAGAAGGCACGGCCCGCCAGCTCACcgcaggagcagttcggctggctgtgttcaaaatcagtgtggttTCTGGGCCATTTCGcgtgtggtcgggggcttctccctaG